From the Streptomyces sp. 846.5 genome, the window TCTCAGTAGGCCGGAATGCCCGCAGGAGGACGACGACCGGACCTCGCCGACCTGGCAGCCTGGTTGTCACGACACAGCCGTCGGCCGTCGGCCCTTCGGGCGAGCCGTGGCCCGGTCGGCGACCATGGTCGCAGCAGCCCGACAGGAAGCCGCCACGCCGATGCTCACCACCTGGCAGAACCTCCAGCGCGACCATGCCCGCAGCCTCGACGCTGCACTGGTCCTGCTGCTGTTCGGCCTCTCCTTCTCCGGCAGCACGATCACCTACCGGGGCGGCCCCTCCAGCGTCTCCTGGTGGCCCGCCATGCTGCTGGCCGGAGTCTCCTGCGCCGCCCTGCCGTGGCGCCGCAGCCACCCGCGCGCGGTCATCGCGGTGACCACCGGCTGCGCCGTCGGGGTGGCCGCGCTGGGCTATCTGCTCACGGTCCTGCTGCTGGGGCCGCTCATGGTGGCCCTGTTCGCCCTGGCCTTCCGTACCGACCGGAGGACCGCGAACACCTTCGCCCTCACCACGATCGGGCTGCTGGTGGTCACCGCCATCGCGGCCGGTCCCGCGGACGAACCGCTCGTGCTCAAGACCATCGCACCCGCCGCCTGGCTGCTGCTCCCCACGTCTCTAGGAACGGTGGCCAGAATGCGCTCGGAGTACCTCGAAGCAGCCCAGACCCGTGCCGAACAGGCCGAGCGGACCCGGGAGGAGGTGGCCCGGCACCGGGTGGCCGAGGAGCGCATGCGGATCGCCCGCGAGCTGCACGACGTCGTCGCCCACCACCTCGCGCTGGCCAACGCCCAGGCCGGCACCGCCGCCCATGTCGTGCGCAACCGTCCCGACCAGGCCCAGCAGATGCTCGCCGAGCTCAGCGCCACCACCTCGTCGGCGCTGCGCGAGCTCAAGGCCGCGGTCGGCCTGCTGCGCCAGGCCAGCGACCAGGACGCGCCGCTGGAACCGGCCCCCGGACTGGCCCGGCTGCCCGATCTGGTCGCGGTCCTCTCGGCCGCCGGGCTCGACGTCACCGTCACCGTCGCCGACGAGGGCATCCCGCGACCGCTCTCCCCGGGAGCCGACCTCACGGCCTACCGGATCGTGCAGGAGGCGCTCACCAATGTCACCAAGCACGCGGGCACCAAGGAAGCACGGGTGGAGCTGGCGTACTCCCATGAATGGCTGGCCATCACGGTCACCGACCAGGGCGGCCCGGCCGCCCCCGAGCCGTCCGCCCCCGCCGCGGGCAGCGGCTACGGCCTCATCGGCATGCGCGAACGCGCCCACTCGGTCGGCGGCCACCTGCGAACCGGCCCGCGCCCCGGCGGCGGGTTCCAGGTCACCGCCGAACTGCCGCTGCCCGCCCACTTCCCGAAAGAAGACCCCAGCTCATGACCATCCGCGTCCTGCTCGCCGACGACCAGGCCCTCCTCCGGGCGACCTTCCGGATCCTGATCGACTCCTGCGACGACCTGGAGGTGGTCGCCGAGGCCGCCGACGGGGCGGAGGCCGTCGAGCTGACCCGCACCCACCAGCCCGACGTGGTCGTGATGGACATCCGTATGCCCGGCATGGACGGACTGACCGCCACCGCCGCCATCTGCGGGGACCCTGAACTCGCGGCCACCCATGTGCTGATCCTGACCACCTTCGAGATCGACGAGTACGTCGCCAAGGCCGTCCGCGCCGGCGCCGGAGGCTTCCTGGGCAAGGACGTCAGCACCGACGAACTCCTCGCCGGTATCCGCATCGTGGCCGCCGGTGACGCCCTGCTGTCCCCCGTCGCCACCCGCGCGCTGATCTCCCGCTTCCTGGTCTCCCCCGACCCGGACGCGCACCTCGCGCCGCCCGAGCAGCTCGCCGCCCTGACCACCCGCGAGCGGGAGGTGATGGCGCTGGCCGCGCACGGCAAGTCCAACCAGGAGATCGCCGAGGAGCTCTTCGTCAGCCACCTCACCATCCGCACCCACATCCAGCGGGCCATGATGAAACTGGCCGCCCGCGACCGGGCCCAACTCGTGGTGATCGCCTATCAGTCCGGCCTGGTGAAGCCCGGGCCGCCGCCGGCCTGAACCAGGCCGGTCTCGTACGCGATCACCACCAGCTGGGCGCGGTCCCTGGCGCCCAGCTTCATCATCGACCGGTTGGCGTGGGTCTTCGCGGTGACCGTGGTGATGAAGAGGCGTTCGGCGATCTCGTCGTTGGACAGCCCCAGCGCGACGAGCCCCACCACCTCGCGCTCACGGGGCGTCAGCACGTCCAGCCGGCCGGGGTCGGCCTGTTGGCCGCCCACCGCGGGCTGGGCCAGGAACCGGGAGATCAGCCCCCGGGTGGCGACCGGGGACAGCAGCGCCTCCCCTTCTGCCACCACCCTGATGGCTTCCAGCAGCTGGGCCGGCTCGATCCCCTTGCCGAGGAAGCCGCTGGCGCCGGCCCGCAGCGCCTCCACCACGAACTCGTCCACCTCGAAGGTGGTCAGCACCAGCACCTTGACCCCGGCCAGGTCCTCGTCCGCGCCGATCAGCCGGGTGGCGGCGATGCCGTCGACCTCGGGCATCCGGATGTCCATCAGCACCACGTCCGCGCGTTGACTGCGGGCCAGCTCCACCGCCTCGCGGCCGTTGGCCGCCTCGCCGACGACCTCCATGTCCGCCTGGGCGTTGATGAGCAGTTTGAAGGTGCCGCGCAGCAGCGCCTGGTCGTCCGCGAGCAGGACTCGAATGGTCATCAGAGAGCCTTCTGGGGGTGGGGGTCGGTCGGGCGCGGGGGCAGCGGCAGTTCGGCGCGGACGAGGAAGCCGCCACGCGGTTCGGGGCCTGCGGTGAGGGTGCCGCCGACGGTGGCGGCGCGCTCGCGCATGCCGATCAGACCGTGTCCGGTCCCGGGGGCGTCCACCCGAGTGCCGGCCCCCTCGTTGGCGACGGTGATGGACAGCGCGTTGGCCCCGTAGTCGAGGGTCAGCCGGACCGGCCGGCCCGGGGCGTGCTTGTGGGCGTTGGTCAGCGCCTCCTGGACGATCCGATACGCCGTCAGGTCCACGGCGGGGGCAAGCTGGTGCTGCTCCTTGTCGCAGCCGACCTCGACCGGGAGCCCGGACTGCCGGAAGGAGGCGACCAGCCGGTCCAGGTCGGCCAGGCCCGGCAGGGGCTCGCGCGAGGCGGGCTGGTCGTCGTCCGTCTGCCGCAGCAGCCCGACGGTAGCCCGCAGTTCGTCCAGCGCGGTGCGGCTGGTCTCCTTGATGTGGGCGAGCGCCTCGTAGGCCGCGTCCGGGTCGGTGCGCAGCAGGTGGTGGGCCACCCCCGCCTGGGCGTTGACCAGGGTGATGTGGTGGGCCACCACGTCGTGCAGTTCCCGGGCGATGCGGACCCGCTCGTCGGCGACCCGGCGCCGGGCCTCCTCCTCCCGGGTGCGCTCGGCCCGGGCCGCGCGTTCCTCCAGCCCGGCGAGGCGCAGCCGACGACTGCGGACGGTGACACCGATGGCGGTCGCCGCGACCAGCAGGTCCAGGGCGATCAGACCGGTCATCGGGGTCTTCGACGAGGGGGTGGTGAGCGCGGCCACCACCGTGACGACCAGGGCTGCGACGCCGCCCGCGGTCCAGGCGGTGCGCCGGGACGTCCTGACGGCCATCGAGTACGCCGCGACCATGCTCGCCGCGGGCACCAGCGGGGTGCTGTGGTCGACGACCAGGTGCAGGATGTCCACCGCGACGGCCGCCGCCAGCACCGCGAGCGGCCAACGGCTGCGGTACAGCAGCGGCGCGCAGGCCAGCGCCGTCAGCAGGACGCCGCTCCACTCCGGGGGGTGCCAGTTGCCGCCGACCACCATGGAGACGCACAGCGCGACCACGATCACGACCAGCCCCGGGGCGATGTCCCCGGCCCGCTCGTGCCGGGCGAACCACGCCCGTGCCGCGTTCAGCATCTCTTCCACTCCCTCACCGTACGTGCCGCGCGCCGGGTGGAGGGGTCAGCGGACCCCTCCACCCGGCGCGCGTCGGGGTGGAACCAACTCTGCCGATCCGGCGGTCTCTCGTCGTTCGCCGTGCGGCGACACTTCGGCGTACTGCGGACGCAGTACATCCGGGTCTCACTGCTTCTTGATGTGCTCCTTCATCCCGTCCAGCCGGGTCAGGACCGGGTAGCCGCTGACGCTGAGGGCGTTGCCGTGCCCGGTCTCGTGGATGTCGAACACCGACTGGACGGCCGCGTAGAACCCCTGCACGTCCAGGGTCTGGTTGACCGCCCGCTTGGCCTGGCGCAGCCCGAACGACGGCATCTGCGCGATCTGCGCGGCCAGCTCCATGGTCGCCGAGTCCAGCTCCTCCAGCGGCACGACCCGGTTGACCATGCCGACCCGCTCCGCCTCCGCGGCGGTGACGGCCCGGCCGGTGAACAGGATCTCCTTGGCCTTGCGCGCGCCCAGCTCCCAGGTGTGGCCGTGGTACTCCACCCCGCCGATGCCCATGTAGACCACCGGGTCGGAGAACTCGGCGTTCTCCGCCGCCACGATCAGGTCGCAGGGCCAGCAGAGCATCAGGCCCCCCGCAATGCACTTGCCCTGCACGGCGGCGATCGACGGCTTGGGGATGTTGCGCCAGCGCAGTGTGTACTCCAGGTACCTGCGGGTCTCGGCGTTGTAGATCCACTCCAGGGTGATCTCCTGCGGGGCCGGCCAGCGGTCCTTGAGGTCGTGGCCGGCCGAGAAGTGCCGGCCGTTGCCCCGGAGCACGATGACCTTGACCTCCTCGTCGGTCGCGGCCCGGGTCCAGGCCGCGTCCAGGTCGTCCAGCAGTGCCATGGTCTGGGCGTTGGCCACCTCGGGACGGTTCAGGGTGATGACCGCCACCCCGTCCTTGGCCTCGTACAGGATCTGGTCCACCCGGGTGGCTCCTCTACTCGTCGGGTTCATCGGGGCAGGCCGAGGATGCGCTCGGCGATGATGTTGCGCTGGATCTCCGAGGTGCCGCCGGCGATGGTGCCGCCGAAGGACCGGGCATAGCGCTCGAACCAGCTGGCGGTGAACGACGGCATGCCCATGTGGTTGGGCGGACCCGTCAGTTCGGGGTGGAGCAGGCCCTCGGCACCGCGTGCCTCCAGCGCGCAGAGGGACGCGGAGCGCACGGCCTCCGAGCCGAACAGCTTGAGGACGGACAGCTCCGCCTCGTTCCGGTCCTCGCCGAGCTGCCGGTAGCCGAGCAGCTTGAGCGCCTGGAAGTCCATCTGCAGCGTGGCGTACCACTCCTCGGCGCAGGGCGCGTCCTGGATCAGGTCCTCCAGACGTTCGGCGTAGTGCAGCCACAGCAGCGTCCGCTCGTGCCCGAGCGAGCCGTGTGCCACGCCCCAGCCGCCGTGCAGCGGGCCGACCAGGTTCTCCCTGGGGACCCGGACGTCGGTGAAGAACACCTCGTTGAAGTCCAGGTCGTCGGGGTCGGTGAGGCAGCCGAACGGCTTGCGGACCACCCCCTCGGTGTCGGTGGGGATCAGCAGCACGCTGATGCCCTTGTGCTTGGGCGCGTCCGGGTCGGTGCGGACGAACGCCAGCAGCACATCGGCGTCGTGCGCCCCGGAGGTCCACACCTTCTGCCCGTTGACGGTGAAGTGGTCGCCGTCCAGCACCGCCCGGGTGCGCAGACTGGCCAGGTCGGAGCCGGCCTCCGGCTCGCTCATGCCGAGCGCGGCGGTCTTCTCGGCACGCAGGATGGGGACGGCCCAGCGGCGCTTCTGCTCCTCGGTCCCGAAGGTCAGGATCGAGGCCGCGATAATGCCGAGCCCCTGCGGGTTGAAGCTGTGGTTGATCCGCCGCCGGGACAGCTCCTCCAGGTGGGCGAGCTGCTGCGGCAGGGTGGCGTTGCGGCCGCCGAACTCCGGGGGGTTGCCCGGCAGCAGCCAGCCCGCGTCGAAGAGCTTCCGCTGCCAGCGGGCCGCCCATTCGGGCACGTCGGCGGTCGACTGCGAGGCGGGCACCGCCTCCTCGACGGTGGGCAGGTTGGCGTCGATGAACGCGGAGAACTCGGCCCGGAACTTCTCGACCTCGGTGTCGTAGTCGGAGGTCAGCCTCATCGCAGCAGCGCCTTTCTGTGTTCGGCCGCCGTGCCCAGCAGCAGGTCGCCGGCCTTGGCCCGCTTGAGATGGATCTGCAGCTCGTTCTCCCAGGTGTAGCCCATGGCGCCAAACAGCTGGTAGCCGTCCTGGAAGCAGAGCCGCTGGCACTCCCCGGCTGCGGCCTTGGCCATCGAGGCCGCCCTGGCCCGCCGGGGGTCGTCCTCGGCGATGGTCAGCGCGGAGAAGTAGGCCAGCGCCCTGGCCCGTTCGATCGCCACGTACATGTCCGCGGCCTTGTGCTTGACGGCCTGGAAGGAGCCGATCGGCCGGCCGAACTGCACCCGCTGCCGGACGTGCCCGACGACCAGGTCCAGGATCCGGCGGCAGCTGCCGACGGTGGTGATCGCCAGGCCCATCAGGGCCAGGTCGGGGACGTCGCGGACCAGGTCCGGCGCCTGCACATGGGCCACGTGCAGGGTCGGGTCGAAGATGTCGACCCGCTCCGGGTCCAGGTCCGCGCCGTTCACCACGACCACGCCGTCACCGGTGACCAGTGCGATCTCGTCGGCCCGGTCGGCGTCGAGCACGTACCGTCCGGTGCCGTCGAAGACTCCGGTGCCCGAGCCGTGCGGCAGCCGTCCGGCCAGGGGCGCGAACCAGGTGGCGGTGGCCAGGAAGGGGGTGGGGTCGGCGGCGTAGCCCAACTCCTCCAGCACGATGGCCAGCTCCACCGGAGGGGCCTCCAGCCAGCCCAGTTCCAGGTAGGTCGCCCAGAGCTGCTCCTCGGGCAGGGAACGGGACTTGGTGACCGTCTCGCGGACCAGGCGTTGCAGCAGTTGCTGGTCCTCGTCGAACTCAAACTCCATCGTTGACCTCCAGAAGGACCTTGCCGAGGGCCTGCCGGCCCAGGCCCGCGGCCTGCGCCACCGCGTCGAGCGGGTACACGGCGTGGATCCGGGGGTGGATCGTCCCCTCCGCGAACATCCGGTGCAGCTCGGCCCGGGCGGCGACCAGCTTCTCCCGGTCGTGCCGGCCCCAGCCGCCGAAGTCGAAGCCGTGGATGGCGACGCCCTTGAGCATCGCCAGGTTGAGCGGGATCCGCGGGATCTCGCCGCTGGCGAAGCCGACGCTGACGAACCGTCCGCCCCAGTTCATGCCCCGCAGCGCCTGCTCGGAATGCTCGCCGCCGACCGGGTCGACCACCACGTCGGCGCCGCCGGACTGCTGCAGCCGCCGTTTGAGGTCCTCGTAGGGCAGCAGCTCATGGGCGCCCTGCTTGGCGCAGACGGCCCGTTTCTCCTCGGTGGAGGCGACCGCGACCACCTCGGCCCCGAGCAGCGCGGCCAGTTCGACCGTCGCCAGGCCCACTCCCCCGGCCGCGCCGAGCACCGCCACCCGCTCCCCCGGCCGTACGTCGGCGACCAGGCGCAGCGCGTTGAACGCGGTGGCGTGGGATACCCCGAAGGCGGCGGCGCGTTCGGTCGGCACGGCGTCGGGGATCCGGGACAGGCTGGTCGCCGCGACGGCGACCCGTTCGGCCCAGGCGCCGACGAAGACCGAGCCGAAGACCCGCTCGCCCTTCTCGAAGCCGTGCCCGGTCTCCGCCACCACCCCGGCGAACTCGCTGCCCGGGGTGAACGGCGGCTCCTCCTTGACCTGGTAGGTCCCCTGGACCACCAGCAGGTCGGCGAAGTTCACCGCCGCGAACCGCACGTCGACGGGCACCTCCCCCTGCGGCTCGGGGACCTCCTCGACGACCAGCGGGCCACCGATGGCGTTGCAGCGGGCCGCCCTCATAGCGTGGTCGAGGCTGCGAGCTTGGTGGTGGCGGCGAGTTCGGCCGCCCCCGCCGCCATCTGCAGCACCGCGTCGCCGTAGTAGGCCATCTTCGGGTTGCCGCCGTCGCCTTTCACATGCCGGGCGTACCCGCCCTCCAGCACGACCGCCATCTTGAACCTGGCCAGGATCACGTAGTAGTCGGTCTCGCTGACATCGCGACCGCTCACCTTGGCGTAGTGCTCGATCAGGTCGGCCCGGTCCGGCATGCCGTTGTAGTCGGCGTAGCCCTGCTGCGACCGGTCCTCGTCGGCGTTCGGCCAGCCCATGAGCACCCAGCCCAGGTCCAGCAGCGGGTCGCCGACGGTGGACATCTCGAAGTCCACCAGCGCGGCCAGTTGGGCCGGCGCCTCATGACGGAACATCACATTGGCGAACTGGTAGTCGCCGTGGATGATCCCCGGTTCCCAGTGGCTGGGCCGATGCGCCCGCAGCCATGCGGCGGCCTGGTCCAGACCGGGCAGCTCGCGGAACTGGAACTTCGCCAGGTGCGCCAGCCAGCGGTCCACCTGCCGGTCGTGGAAGCCCTCGGGCGTCCCGAACCCCTCCAGGCCCTGCGCCCGCCAGTCCACGTTGCCGAGCCTGGCGATCCCCTCGACCAGCTGGTAGGCGAGGCCGGGACGCAGCGACAGGTCGCTCAGATAGGGCTCCGGCCACCCGTTGGTGTTCATCGGCGACCAGCCGTCGACCTCTTCCATCAGGTAGAAGCAGGAGCCGACCACGCTTGTGTCGTCGCAGACGGCGATGGCCTCCGGATGCGGGACGTCGGTGCCGTTGAGCGCCTTCAGCACCCGGTACTCGCGCAGCATGGTCTTGTCGCGCCCCGGCGGAACCTTCTCCGGCGGCTTGCGCAGGACCATCCGCAGGTCGCCGCGCCGGATCTGGTGGATGTCGTTGGAGGTGCCCCCGGAGATGAGGGAGGTCTCAAGGGGCTCGCCCGGGGCGATGCCCTGGCCGTCCAGCCAGTGGGCGAGGGATTCGTTGTTCACATCTGCTCCAACTGCTTGCGGGCCCACTCCCGACGAGCGGGCAGGTGCTCGGTGGGCCACAGGCCGGGCGCGGCCTCGCGGCCGCGCAGTACCTCCTTGGCCACCGTGATCTTGTGGACCTCGGTCGGTCCGTCGACGACCGCCATCACGGCGGCCCCGGTCCACATGTCGGCGAAGGGCATCTCGTTGGAGACGCCCAGAGCCCCGTGCAGGTGCATCGAGCGGTAGACGATGTCGTGCAGGACCTTCGGGGTCAGGAACTTGATGGCGGCGATGTCCTTCCGGACCCGCCGGTAGTCGTTGTACTGGTCGATCTGCCAGGCGGTGTAGAGGACGAACAGCCGGAACTGGGCGAGCTGGGCGTAGGAGTCGGCCAGGTCGGCCTGGACCAGCTGTTTGTCCGCCAGCCTGCTGCCCTGGGTCTGCCGCGAGACGGCGCGCTCGGCCATCATGTCCAGCGCCTTCTGGGCCTGCCCGACGACCCGCATGGCGTGGTGCACCCGCCCGCCGCCGAGCCGGGTCTGGGCGATCACGAACGCCTGGCCCTCTCCGCCGAGCAGCGCGTCGGCCGGCACCCGCACCCCGTCGTACGACATCAGCGCGTGCATGCCCTCGTCCGCGGCCTCGCCCAGGGTGCCGAGGTGCCGCTCCACCCGCATCCCGGGGGTGTCGCTCGGCACCAGGAACATCGACATCCCCTTGTACGGGCTGACGTCGGGGTCGGTCACCGCCATCACGATGACGAACCGGGCGGTGCGCGCGTTGGAGGAGAAGAACTTGCGGCCGGTGATGACCCAGTCCTCGCCGTCGCGCACCGCGCGGGTGGTGAAGAGCGTGGGATCCGCGCCGGCCTGCGGTTCGGTCATGGAGAAGCAGGAGAAGCACTCGCCCTCCAGCAGCGGCTGGAGGTAGCGCTCCTTCTGCTCCTCGGTCCCGTAGCGGGCGATGATCTCGGCGTTGCCGGTGTCCGGCGCGGCCGTGCCGAAGATGACGGGGGCCCAGCTGGAGGTGCCCAGGATCTCGTTGATGAGCGCCAGCTTGACCTGCCCGAACCCGCGTCCGCCGAGGTCAGGACCGAGGTGCGGCGCCCACAGGCCCTGGTCGCGCACCTGCTGCTTGAGCGATCGGACGATGGGACCCAGCTCGTCGTCGAGGGGGTGGTACGCCCGGCCCGGATAGAGCAGGTCCAGCGGTTCTATCCGTTCGGAGCGGAACTCCCGGATCCACTCCAGCTTCTCCTCGAACTCCGGCTCGGTGGAAAAGTCCCATGCCATGTCAGCCGACCCTTGTCTCGTGGTGGTGCGCTTGTGATGAGAATAGCCTTCTCTTCAGACGGAAGTAAGGGTCTCGAAACATGCGGTGCGCGGTTCGGTAGGGAGATGCGTTCTATTGCCAGCTGAGTGGAGTATCGTTTCGCAGGTGACTGCTGCCCCCGCCGAGCCCCCCGTCGAGCCCGCCTGGCGCCAACGCGCCGTCGAGCGATCCACCCGCGCCGCGAAACTGCGTGCCGAACAGCGGGTCCAACGCTTCCTGGAGTCGGCTCAGGAGCTGATCGCGGAGAAGGGGACGACCGACTTCACGGTCCAGGAGATCGTCGACCGGTCGAAGCAGTCGCTGCGCAGCTTCTACCAGCACTTCGACGGCAAGCACGAGTTGCTGCTGGCCCTGTTCGAGGACGCGCTGGCCACCTCGGCCGCCGAGATCCGGGAGGCGTCCGCCGCCGAGTCGGATCCGGTGGAGGCCCTGCACGTCGCGGTGGATCTGCTCTTCCGTCAGTCGCACCCCGACCCCGGCGTCCGCCGCCCGCTGTTCAGCGACTTCGCGCTGCAACTGCTGGTCAAGCACCCGGCCCAGGTGGCGACCGCACATCTGCCGATCCTCATGATCTTCACCGACCTGATCGAGCGGGCCACCGAGGCCGGCGCCGTCGTGC encodes:
- a CDS encoding enoyl-CoA hydratase, yielding MDQILYEAKDGVAVITLNRPEVANAQTMALLDDLDAAWTRAATDEEVKVIVLRGNGRHFSAGHDLKDRWPAPQEITLEWIYNAETRRYLEYTLRWRNIPKPSIAAVQGKCIAGGLMLCWPCDLIVAAENAEFSDPVVYMGIGGVEYHGHTWELGARKAKEILFTGRAVTAAEAERVGMVNRVVPLEELDSATMELAAQIAQMPSFGLRQAKRAVNQTLDVQGFYAAVQSVFDIHETGHGNALSVSGYPVLTRLDGMKEHIKKQ
- a CDS encoding acyl-CoA dehydrogenase family protein: MAWDFSTEPEFEEKLEWIREFRSERIEPLDLLYPGRAYHPLDDELGPIVRSLKQQVRDQGLWAPHLGPDLGGRGFGQVKLALINEILGTSSWAPVIFGTAAPDTGNAEIIARYGTEEQKERYLQPLLEGECFSCFSMTEPQAGADPTLFTTRAVRDGEDWVITGRKFFSSNARTARFVIVMAVTDPDVSPYKGMSMFLVPSDTPGMRVERHLGTLGEAADEGMHALMSYDGVRVPADALLGGEGQAFVIAQTRLGGGRVHHAMRVVGQAQKALDMMAERAVSRQTQGSRLADKQLVQADLADSYAQLAQFRLFVLYTAWQIDQYNDYRRVRKDIAAIKFLTPKVLHDIVYRSMHLHGALGVSNEMPFADMWTGAAVMAVVDGPTEVHKITVAKEVLRGREAAPGLWPTEHLPARREWARKQLEQM
- a CDS encoding NADPH:quinone oxidoreductase family protein, giving the protein MRAARCNAIGGPLVVEEVPEPQGEVPVDVRFAAVNFADLLVVQGTYQVKEEPPFTPGSEFAGVVAETGHGFEKGERVFGSVFVGAWAERVAVAATSLSRIPDAVPTERAAAFGVSHATAFNALRLVADVRPGERVAVLGAAGGVGLATVELAALLGAEVVAVASTEEKRAVCAKQGAHELLPYEDLKRRLQQSGGADVVVDPVGGEHSEQALRGMNWGGRFVSVGFASGEIPRIPLNLAMLKGVAIHGFDFGGWGRHDREKLVAARAELHRMFAEGTIHPRIHAVYPLDAVAQAAGLGRQALGKVLLEVNDGV
- a CDS encoding response regulator transcription factor, which translates into the protein MTIRVLLADDQALLRGTFKLLINAQADMEVVGEAANGREAVELARSQRADVVLMDIRMPEVDGIAATRLIGADEDLAGVKVLVLTTFEVDEFVVEALRAGASGFLGKGIEPAQLLEAIRVVAEGEALLSPVATRGLISRFLAQPAVGGQQADPGRLDVLTPREREVVGLVALGLSNDEIAERLFITTVTAKTHANRSMMKLGARDRAQLVVIAYETGLVQAGGGPGFTRPD
- a CDS encoding sensor histidine kinase — its product is MVAAARQEAATPMLTTWQNLQRDHARSLDAALVLLLFGLSFSGSTITYRGGPSSVSWWPAMLLAGVSCAALPWRRSHPRAVIAVTTGCAVGVAALGYLLTVLLLGPLMVALFALAFRTDRRTANTFALTTIGLLVVTAIAAGPADEPLVLKTIAPAAWLLLPTSLGTVARMRSEYLEAAQTRAEQAERTREEVARHRVAEERMRIARELHDVVAHHLALANAQAGTAAHVVRNRPDQAQQMLAELSATTSSALRELKAAVGLLRQASDQDAPLEPAPGLARLPDLVAVLSAAGLDVTVTVADEGIPRPLSPGADLTAYRIVQEALTNVTKHAGTKEARVELAYSHEWLAITVTDQGGPAAPEPSAPAAGSGYGLIGMRERAHSVGGHLRTGPRPGGGFQVTAELPLPAHFPKEDPSS
- a CDS encoding acyl-CoA dehydrogenase family protein, producing the protein MRLTSDYDTEVEKFRAEFSAFIDANLPTVEEAVPASQSTADVPEWAARWQRKLFDAGWLLPGNPPEFGGRNATLPQQLAHLEELSRRRINHSFNPQGLGIIAASILTFGTEEQKRRWAVPILRAEKTAALGMSEPEAGSDLASLRTRAVLDGDHFTVNGQKVWTSGAHDADVLLAFVRTDPDAPKHKGISVLLIPTDTEGVVRKPFGCLTDPDDLDFNEVFFTDVRVPRENLVGPLHGGWGVAHGSLGHERTLLWLHYAERLEDLIQDAPCAEEWYATLQMDFQALKLLGYRQLGEDRNEAELSVLKLFGSEAVRSASLCALEARGAEGLLHPELTGPPNHMGMPSFTASWFERYARSFGGTIAGGTSEIQRNIIAERILGLPR
- a CDS encoding sensor histidine kinase codes for the protein MLNAARAWFARHERAGDIAPGLVVIVVALCVSMVVGGNWHPPEWSGVLLTALACAPLLYRSRWPLAVLAAAVAVDILHLVVDHSTPLVPAASMVAAYSMAVRTSRRTAWTAGGVAALVVTVVAALTTPSSKTPMTGLIALDLLVAATAIGVTVRSRRLRLAGLEERAARAERTREEEARRRVADERVRIARELHDVVAHHITLVNAQAGVAHHLLRTDPDAAYEALAHIKETSRTALDELRATVGLLRQTDDDQPASREPLPGLADLDRLVASFRQSGLPVEVGCDKEQHQLAPAVDLTAYRIVQEALTNAHKHAPGRPVRLTLDYGANALSITVANEGAGTRVDAPGTGHGLIGMRERAATVGGTLTAGPEPRGGFLVRAELPLPPRPTDPHPQKAL
- a CDS encoding response regulator transcription factor, with product MTIRVLLADDQALLRATFRILIDSCDDLEVVAEAADGAEAVELTRTHQPDVVVMDIRMPGMDGLTATAAICGDPELAATHVLILTTFEIDEYVAKAVRAGAGGFLGKDVSTDELLAGIRIVAAGDALLSPVATRALISRFLVSPDPDAHLAPPEQLAALTTREREVMALAAHGKSNQEIAEELFVSHLTIRTHIQRAMMKLAARDRAQLVVIAYQSGLVKPGPPPA
- a CDS encoding acyl-CoA dehydrogenase family protein; protein product: MEFEFDEDQQLLQRLVRETVTKSRSLPEEQLWATYLELGWLEAPPVELAIVLEELGYAADPTPFLATATWFAPLAGRLPHGSGTGVFDGTGRYVLDADRADEIALVTGDGVVVVNGADLDPERVDIFDPTLHVAHVQAPDLVRDVPDLALMGLAITTVGSCRRILDLVVGHVRQRVQFGRPIGSFQAVKHKAADMYVAIERARALAYFSALTIAEDDPRRARAASMAKAAAGECQRLCFQDGYQLFGAMGYTWENELQIHLKRAKAGDLLLGTAAEHRKALLR
- a CDS encoding phosphotransferase family protein, translated to MNNESLAHWLDGQGIAPGEPLETSLISGGTSNDIHQIRRGDLRMVLRKPPEKVPPGRDKTMLREYRVLKALNGTDVPHPEAIAVCDDTSVVGSCFYLMEEVDGWSPMNTNGWPEPYLSDLSLRPGLAYQLVEGIARLGNVDWRAQGLEGFGTPEGFHDRQVDRWLAHLAKFQFRELPGLDQAAAWLRAHRPSHWEPGIIHGDYQFANVMFRHEAPAQLAALVDFEMSTVGDPLLDLGWVLMGWPNADEDRSQQGYADYNGMPDRADLIEHYAKVSGRDVSETDYYVILARFKMAVVLEGGYARHVKGDGGNPKMAYYGDAVLQMAAGAAELAATTKLAASTTL
- a CDS encoding TetR/AcrR family transcriptional regulator, whose product is MTAAPAEPPVEPAWRQRAVERSTRAAKLRAEQRVQRFLESAQELIAEKGTTDFTVQEIVDRSKQSLRSFYQHFDGKHELLLALFEDALATSAAEIREASAAESDPVEALHVAVDLLFRQSHPDPGVRRPLFSDFALQLLVKHPAQVATAHLPILMIFTDLIERATEAGAVVPGKPRRQATLVMQTIMFAAQANGVPADSHASPVTAEEVWQFCLHGISSGPAVGAAKASSSRKR